One region of Sus scrofa isolate TJ Tabasco breed Duroc chromosome 3, Sscrofa11.1, whole genome shotgun sequence genomic DNA includes:
- the SEMA4C gene encoding semaphorin-4C isoform X2: MGSGGPPCCPVRGRDLLQVPELPPALPPPTESLGRAWTEADVVGSDFPAAAPQPPARSAPLGRRAVLERLERSPCSRGGAIHGPPLGVGKGRGREAGILHPSTPAPQGCPFPPLWEELGAGAPLCEQSIGVRRGVRFGPGRAAGLELRGGACAMAPHWAFWLLAVGLWGLGIEAEVWWNLVPRKTVSSGELATVVRRFSQTGIQDFLTLTLTEQTGLLYVGAREALFAFSVEALELQGVISWEAPAEKKAECIQKGKSNQTECFNFIRFLQPYNTSHLYVCGTYAFQPKCTYIDMLTFTLERGEFEDGKGKCPYDPAKGHTGLLVDGELYSATFNNFLGTEPVILRNMGPHHAMKTEYLAFWLNEPHFVGSAYVPESVGSFTGDDDKVYFFFSERAVEYDCYAEQVVARVARVCKGDVGGARTLQRKWTTFLKARLVCSAPDWQLYFNQLQALHTLLDASWHNTTFFGVFRARWGDVDLSAVCEYQLEEIQRVFEGPYKEYHEQAQKWGRYTDPVPSPRPGSCINNWHRRHGYTSSLELPDNTLNFIKKHPLMEEQVDPRWGRPLLVKKDTNFTHLVADRVVGLDGATYTVLFIGTGDGWVLKAVSLGPWVHLIEELQVFDQEPVESLVLSQSKKLLFAGSRSQLVQLPLADCVKYRSCADCVLARDPYCAWSVNTSRCVAVGGHSGSLLIQHVTVSDTSSICNFRGSKKVRLTPKNITVVAGTDLVLPCRLSSNLAHARWTFGGRDLPAEQPGSFLYDARLQALVVMAAQPRHAGAYHCFSEEQGARLAAEGYLVAVVAGPSVTLEARAPLENLGLVWLAVVALGAVCLVLLLLVLSLRRRLREELEKGAKAAERTLVYPLELPKEPTSPPFRPGPETDEKLWDPVGYYYSDGSLKIVPGHARCQAGGGPPSPPPGIPGQPLPSPTRLHLGGGRNSNANGYVRLQLGGEDRGGLGHPLPELADELRRKLQQRQPLPDSNPEESSV; encoded by the exons ATGGGGAGCGGGGGTCCCCCGTGCTGTCCGGTCCGAGGCCGGGATCTTCTCCAGGTCCCCGAACTGCCCCCGGCTTTGCCACCTCCGACGGAAAGTTTGGGGCGGGCTTGGACGGAGGCCGATGTTGTGGGATCGGATTTCCCTGCCGCGGCCCCCCAGCCTCCCGCCCGCTCCGCTCCGCTGGGGAGGCGGGCTGTCCTGGAAAGGCTGGAGCGCTCGCCTTGCAGCCGCGGGGGTGCCATCCACGGCCCGCCGCTCGGGGTGGGCAAGGGTCGGGGGCGCGAGGCCGGGATCCtgcacccctccacccccgcaCCGCAAGGCTGCCCGTTTCCCCCGctctgggaggagctgggagcaggGGCACCACTGTGCGAGCAGAGCATCGGAGTGCGCCGCGGGGTCCGATTCGGGCCTGG CAGGGCAGCTGGCCTGGAGCTTAGAGGTGGGGCGTGTGCCATGGCCCCGCACTGGGCTTTCTGGCTGCTGGCAGTGGGGCTGTGGGGCCTGGGCATTGAGGCTGAGGTGTGGTGGAACCTGGTGCCCCGGAAGACGGTCTCTTCTGGGG AGCTGGCCACAGTGGTGCGGCGCTTCTCCCAGACGGGCATCCAGGACTTCCTGACACTGACTCTGACCGAGCAGACCGGGCTTCTGTATGTGGGGGCGCGGGAGGCCCTGTTTGCCTTCAGTGTGGAGGCTCTGGAGCTGCAGGGAGTG ATCTCATGGGAGGCCCCAGCTGAGAAGAAGGCCGAGTGTATCCAGAAAGGGAAGAGTAACCAG ACGGAGTGTTTCAACTTCATCCGCTTCCTGCAGCCGTATAACACATCCCACCTGTACGTCTGCGGTACCTACGCCTTCCAGCCCAAGTGCACCTACATC GACATGCTCACCTTCACTTTGGAGCGTGGAGAGTTTGAGGACGGCAAGGGGAAGTGTCCCTATGACCCAGCTAagggccacactggcctccttgtgG ACGGGGAGCTCTACTCGGCCACGTTCAATAACTTCCTGGGCACGGAGCCTGTCATCCTGCGGAACATGGGGCCCCACCACGCCATGAAGACAGAGTACTTGGCCTTCTGGCTCAACG AACCTCATTTTGTAGGTTCGGCCTATGTCCCGGAGAGCGTGGGCAGCTTCACGGGGGACGATGACAAGGTCTACTTCTTCTTCAGTGAGCGCGCTGTGGAGTATGACTGCTATGCCGAGCAGGTGGTGGCTCGCGTGGCCCGCGTCTGCAAG GGTGATGTGGGGGGCGCGCGGACGCTGCAGAGAAAGTGGACCACGTTCCTAAAGGCACGGCTGGTGTGCTCCGCCCCTGACTGGCAGCTCTACTTCAACCAGCTGCAGGCACTGCACACCCTGCTGGACGCCTCTTGGCATAACACCACCTTCTTTGGGGTTTTTCGGGCACGGTG GGGGGACGTGGACCTGTCAGCAGTCTGCGAGTACCAGTTGGAAGAGATCCAGAGGGTGTTCGAGGGGCCCTACAAGGAGTACCACGAGCAAGCCCAGAAGTGGGGCCGCTATACTGACCCAGTGCCCAGCCCGCGGCCCGGCTCA tgCATCAACAACTGGCACCGACGCCACGGCTACACCAGTTCCCTGGAGCTGCCTGACAACACCCTCAACTTCATCAAGAAGCACCCGCTGATGGAGGAGCAGGTGGACCCCCGGTGGGGCCGGCCCCTGCTGGTGAAGAAGGACACAAACTTCACCCATCTGGTGGCTGACCGGGTGGTGGGGCTTGATGGAGCCACCTATACAGTGCTGTTCATTGGCACAG gagACGGCTGGGTGCTCAAGGCTGTGAGCCTGGGACCCTGGGTCCACCTGATTGAAGAGCTGCAGGTGTTTGACCAGGAGCCTGTGGAAAGCCTGGTCCTGTCACAGAGCAAG AAGCTGCTCTTTGCGGGCTCCCGCTCCCAGCTGGTGCAGCTGCCCCTGGCCGACTGCGTCAAGTACCGCTCCTGTGCTGACTGCGTGCTGGCTCGGGACCCCTACTGCGCCTGGAGCGTCAACACCAGCCGCTGCGTGGCCGTGGGTGGCCACTCAGG ATCCCTGCTGATCCAGCACGTGACGGTCTCAGACACCTCGAGTATTTGTAACTTCCGGGGCAGTAAGAAAG TCAGGCTCACACCTAAAAACATCACGGTGGTGGCAGGCACTGACCTGGTGCTGCCCTGCCGCCTCTCCTCCAACCTTGCCCACGCCCGCTGGACCTTTGGGGGCCGGGACCTGCCTGCGGAGCAGCCCGGCTCCTTCCTCTATGACGCCCGGCTGCAGGCCCTGGTGGTGATGGCTGCCCAGCCCCGCCACGCCGGGGCCTACCACTGCTTCTCCGAGGAGCAGGGGGCACGGCTGGCTGCTGAAGGCTACCTGGTGGCGGTGGTGGCAGGCCCGTCAGTGACGCTGGAGGCCCGGGCCCCCCTGGAGAACCTGGGCCTAGTATGGCTGGCTGTAGTGGCCCTGGGCGCTGTGtgcctggtgctgctgctgctggttctGTCGCTGCGCCGGCGGCTGCGGGAGGAGCTGGAGAAAGGTGCCAAGGCTGCAGAGAGGACCCTGGTGTACCCTCTGGAGCTGCCCAAGGAGCCCACCAGCCCCCCGTTCCGGCCCGGGCCCGAGACAGATGAGAAACTCTGGGACCCTGTGGGCTACTACTACTCAGACGGCTCCCTCAAGATCGTGCCTGGCCACGCCCGGTGCCAGGCCGGTGGGGGGCCACCGTCCCCACCCCCTGGCATCCCCGGCCAGCCCCTGCCTTCTCCAACCCGGCTCCACCTGGGGGGCGGGCGGAACTCCAATGCCAATGGTTATGTGCGCTTGCAGCTAGGAGGGGAGGACCGGGGCGGCCTCGGGCACCCCCTGCCCGAGCTGGCTGATGAACTGAGGCGCAAGCTGCAGCAGCGCCAGCCGCTGCCGGACTCCAACCCCGAGGAGTCCTCAGTATGA
- the SEMA4C gene encoding semaphorin-4C isoform X1: MGSGGPPCCPVRGRDLLQVPELPPALPPPTESLGRAWTEADVVGSDFPAAAPQPPARSAPLGRRAVLERLERSPCSRGGAIHGPPLGVGKGRGREAGILHPSTPAPQGCPFPPLWEELGAGAPLCEQSIGVRRGVRFGPGRAAGLELRGGACAMAPHWAFWLLAVGLWGLGIEAEVWWNLVPRKTVSSGELATVVRRFSQTGIQDFLTLTLTEQTGLLYVGAREALFAFSVEALELQGVISWEAPAEKKAECIQKGKSNQTECFNFIRFLQPYNTSHLYVCGTYAFQPKCTYIDMLTFTLERGEFEDGKGKCPYDPAKGHTGLLVDGELYSATFNNFLGTEPVILRNMGPHHAMKTEYLAFWLNEPHFVGSAYVPESVGSFTGDDDKVYFFFSERAVEYDCYAEQVVARVARVCKGDVGGARTLQRKWTTFLKARLVCSAPDWQLYFNQLQALHTLLDASWHNTTFFGVFRARWGDVDLSAVCEYQLEEIQRVFEGPYKEYHEQAQKWGRYTDPVPSPRPGSCINNWHRRHGYTSSLELPDNTLNFIKKHPLMEEQVDPRWGRPLLVKKDTNFTHLVADRVVGLDGATYTVLFIGTGDGWVLKAVSLGPWVHLIEELQVFDQEPVESLVLSQSKQKLLFAGSRSQLVQLPLADCVKYRSCADCVLARDPYCAWSVNTSRCVAVGGHSGSLLIQHVTVSDTSSICNFRGSKKVRLTPKNITVVAGTDLVLPCRLSSNLAHARWTFGGRDLPAEQPGSFLYDARLQALVVMAAQPRHAGAYHCFSEEQGARLAAEGYLVAVVAGPSVTLEARAPLENLGLVWLAVVALGAVCLVLLLLVLSLRRRLREELEKGAKAAERTLVYPLELPKEPTSPPFRPGPETDEKLWDPVGYYYSDGSLKIVPGHARCQAGGGPPSPPPGIPGQPLPSPTRLHLGGGRNSNANGYVRLQLGGEDRGGLGHPLPELADELRRKLQQRQPLPDSNPEESSV; this comes from the exons ATGGGGAGCGGGGGTCCCCCGTGCTGTCCGGTCCGAGGCCGGGATCTTCTCCAGGTCCCCGAACTGCCCCCGGCTTTGCCACCTCCGACGGAAAGTTTGGGGCGGGCTTGGACGGAGGCCGATGTTGTGGGATCGGATTTCCCTGCCGCGGCCCCCCAGCCTCCCGCCCGCTCCGCTCCGCTGGGGAGGCGGGCTGTCCTGGAAAGGCTGGAGCGCTCGCCTTGCAGCCGCGGGGGTGCCATCCACGGCCCGCCGCTCGGGGTGGGCAAGGGTCGGGGGCGCGAGGCCGGGATCCtgcacccctccacccccgcaCCGCAAGGCTGCCCGTTTCCCCCGctctgggaggagctgggagcaggGGCACCACTGTGCGAGCAGAGCATCGGAGTGCGCCGCGGGGTCCGATTCGGGCCTGG CAGGGCAGCTGGCCTGGAGCTTAGAGGTGGGGCGTGTGCCATGGCCCCGCACTGGGCTTTCTGGCTGCTGGCAGTGGGGCTGTGGGGCCTGGGCATTGAGGCTGAGGTGTGGTGGAACCTGGTGCCCCGGAAGACGGTCTCTTCTGGGG AGCTGGCCACAGTGGTGCGGCGCTTCTCCCAGACGGGCATCCAGGACTTCCTGACACTGACTCTGACCGAGCAGACCGGGCTTCTGTATGTGGGGGCGCGGGAGGCCCTGTTTGCCTTCAGTGTGGAGGCTCTGGAGCTGCAGGGAGTG ATCTCATGGGAGGCCCCAGCTGAGAAGAAGGCCGAGTGTATCCAGAAAGGGAAGAGTAACCAG ACGGAGTGTTTCAACTTCATCCGCTTCCTGCAGCCGTATAACACATCCCACCTGTACGTCTGCGGTACCTACGCCTTCCAGCCCAAGTGCACCTACATC GACATGCTCACCTTCACTTTGGAGCGTGGAGAGTTTGAGGACGGCAAGGGGAAGTGTCCCTATGACCCAGCTAagggccacactggcctccttgtgG ACGGGGAGCTCTACTCGGCCACGTTCAATAACTTCCTGGGCACGGAGCCTGTCATCCTGCGGAACATGGGGCCCCACCACGCCATGAAGACAGAGTACTTGGCCTTCTGGCTCAACG AACCTCATTTTGTAGGTTCGGCCTATGTCCCGGAGAGCGTGGGCAGCTTCACGGGGGACGATGACAAGGTCTACTTCTTCTTCAGTGAGCGCGCTGTGGAGTATGACTGCTATGCCGAGCAGGTGGTGGCTCGCGTGGCCCGCGTCTGCAAG GGTGATGTGGGGGGCGCGCGGACGCTGCAGAGAAAGTGGACCACGTTCCTAAAGGCACGGCTGGTGTGCTCCGCCCCTGACTGGCAGCTCTACTTCAACCAGCTGCAGGCACTGCACACCCTGCTGGACGCCTCTTGGCATAACACCACCTTCTTTGGGGTTTTTCGGGCACGGTG GGGGGACGTGGACCTGTCAGCAGTCTGCGAGTACCAGTTGGAAGAGATCCAGAGGGTGTTCGAGGGGCCCTACAAGGAGTACCACGAGCAAGCCCAGAAGTGGGGCCGCTATACTGACCCAGTGCCCAGCCCGCGGCCCGGCTCA tgCATCAACAACTGGCACCGACGCCACGGCTACACCAGTTCCCTGGAGCTGCCTGACAACACCCTCAACTTCATCAAGAAGCACCCGCTGATGGAGGAGCAGGTGGACCCCCGGTGGGGCCGGCCCCTGCTGGTGAAGAAGGACACAAACTTCACCCATCTGGTGGCTGACCGGGTGGTGGGGCTTGATGGAGCCACCTATACAGTGCTGTTCATTGGCACAG gagACGGCTGGGTGCTCAAGGCTGTGAGCCTGGGACCCTGGGTCCACCTGATTGAAGAGCTGCAGGTGTTTGACCAGGAGCCTGTGGAAAGCCTGGTCCTGTCACAGAGCAAG CAGAAGCTGCTCTTTGCGGGCTCCCGCTCCCAGCTGGTGCAGCTGCCCCTGGCCGACTGCGTCAAGTACCGCTCCTGTGCTGACTGCGTGCTGGCTCGGGACCCCTACTGCGCCTGGAGCGTCAACACCAGCCGCTGCGTGGCCGTGGGTGGCCACTCAGG ATCCCTGCTGATCCAGCACGTGACGGTCTCAGACACCTCGAGTATTTGTAACTTCCGGGGCAGTAAGAAAG TCAGGCTCACACCTAAAAACATCACGGTGGTGGCAGGCACTGACCTGGTGCTGCCCTGCCGCCTCTCCTCCAACCTTGCCCACGCCCGCTGGACCTTTGGGGGCCGGGACCTGCCTGCGGAGCAGCCCGGCTCCTTCCTCTATGACGCCCGGCTGCAGGCCCTGGTGGTGATGGCTGCCCAGCCCCGCCACGCCGGGGCCTACCACTGCTTCTCCGAGGAGCAGGGGGCACGGCTGGCTGCTGAAGGCTACCTGGTGGCGGTGGTGGCAGGCCCGTCAGTGACGCTGGAGGCCCGGGCCCCCCTGGAGAACCTGGGCCTAGTATGGCTGGCTGTAGTGGCCCTGGGCGCTGTGtgcctggtgctgctgctgctggttctGTCGCTGCGCCGGCGGCTGCGGGAGGAGCTGGAGAAAGGTGCCAAGGCTGCAGAGAGGACCCTGGTGTACCCTCTGGAGCTGCCCAAGGAGCCCACCAGCCCCCCGTTCCGGCCCGGGCCCGAGACAGATGAGAAACTCTGGGACCCTGTGGGCTACTACTACTCAGACGGCTCCCTCAAGATCGTGCCTGGCCACGCCCGGTGCCAGGCCGGTGGGGGGCCACCGTCCCCACCCCCTGGCATCCCCGGCCAGCCCCTGCCTTCTCCAACCCGGCTCCACCTGGGGGGCGGGCGGAACTCCAATGCCAATGGTTATGTGCGCTTGCAGCTAGGAGGGGAGGACCGGGGCGGCCTCGGGCACCCCCTGCCCGAGCTGGCTGATGAACTGAGGCGCAAGCTGCAGCAGCGCCAGCCGCTGCCGGACTCCAACCCCGAGGAGTCCTCAGTATGA
- the SEMA4C gene encoding semaphorin-4C isoform X4, which translates to MAPHWAFWLLAVGLWGLGIEAEVWWNLVPRKTVSSGELATVVRRFSQTGIQDFLTLTLTEQTGLLYVGAREALFAFSVEALELQGVISWEAPAEKKAECIQKGKSNQTECFNFIRFLQPYNTSHLYVCGTYAFQPKCTYIDMLTFTLERGEFEDGKGKCPYDPAKGHTGLLVDGELYSATFNNFLGTEPVILRNMGPHHAMKTEYLAFWLNEPHFVGSAYVPESVGSFTGDDDKVYFFFSERAVEYDCYAEQVVARVARVCKGDVGGARTLQRKWTTFLKARLVCSAPDWQLYFNQLQALHTLLDASWHNTTFFGVFRARWGDVDLSAVCEYQLEEIQRVFEGPYKEYHEQAQKWGRYTDPVPSPRPGSCINNWHRRHGYTSSLELPDNTLNFIKKHPLMEEQVDPRWGRPLLVKKDTNFTHLVADRVVGLDGATYTVLFIGTGDGWVLKAVSLGPWVHLIEELQVFDQEPVESLVLSQSKKLLFAGSRSQLVQLPLADCVKYRSCADCVLARDPYCAWSVNTSRCVAVGGHSGSLLIQHVTVSDTSSICNFRGSKKVRLTPKNITVVAGTDLVLPCRLSSNLAHARWTFGGRDLPAEQPGSFLYDARLQALVVMAAQPRHAGAYHCFSEEQGARLAAEGYLVAVVAGPSVTLEARAPLENLGLVWLAVVALGAVCLVLLLLVLSLRRRLREELEKGAKAAERTLVYPLELPKEPTSPPFRPGPETDEKLWDPVGYYYSDGSLKIVPGHARCQAGGGPPSPPPGIPGQPLPSPTRLHLGGGRNSNANGYVRLQLGGEDRGGLGHPLPELADELRRKLQQRQPLPDSNPEESSV; encoded by the exons ATGGCCCCGCACTGGGCTTTCTGGCTGCTGGCAGTGGGGCTGTGGGGCCTGGGCATTGAGGCTGAGGTGTGGTGGAACCTGGTGCCCCGGAAGACGGTCTCTTCTGGGG AGCTGGCCACAGTGGTGCGGCGCTTCTCCCAGACGGGCATCCAGGACTTCCTGACACTGACTCTGACCGAGCAGACCGGGCTTCTGTATGTGGGGGCGCGGGAGGCCCTGTTTGCCTTCAGTGTGGAGGCTCTGGAGCTGCAGGGAGTG ATCTCATGGGAGGCCCCAGCTGAGAAGAAGGCCGAGTGTATCCAGAAAGGGAAGAGTAACCAG ACGGAGTGTTTCAACTTCATCCGCTTCCTGCAGCCGTATAACACATCCCACCTGTACGTCTGCGGTACCTACGCCTTCCAGCCCAAGTGCACCTACATC GACATGCTCACCTTCACTTTGGAGCGTGGAGAGTTTGAGGACGGCAAGGGGAAGTGTCCCTATGACCCAGCTAagggccacactggcctccttgtgG ACGGGGAGCTCTACTCGGCCACGTTCAATAACTTCCTGGGCACGGAGCCTGTCATCCTGCGGAACATGGGGCCCCACCACGCCATGAAGACAGAGTACTTGGCCTTCTGGCTCAACG AACCTCATTTTGTAGGTTCGGCCTATGTCCCGGAGAGCGTGGGCAGCTTCACGGGGGACGATGACAAGGTCTACTTCTTCTTCAGTGAGCGCGCTGTGGAGTATGACTGCTATGCCGAGCAGGTGGTGGCTCGCGTGGCCCGCGTCTGCAAG GGTGATGTGGGGGGCGCGCGGACGCTGCAGAGAAAGTGGACCACGTTCCTAAAGGCACGGCTGGTGTGCTCCGCCCCTGACTGGCAGCTCTACTTCAACCAGCTGCAGGCACTGCACACCCTGCTGGACGCCTCTTGGCATAACACCACCTTCTTTGGGGTTTTTCGGGCACGGTG GGGGGACGTGGACCTGTCAGCAGTCTGCGAGTACCAGTTGGAAGAGATCCAGAGGGTGTTCGAGGGGCCCTACAAGGAGTACCACGAGCAAGCCCAGAAGTGGGGCCGCTATACTGACCCAGTGCCCAGCCCGCGGCCCGGCTCA tgCATCAACAACTGGCACCGACGCCACGGCTACACCAGTTCCCTGGAGCTGCCTGACAACACCCTCAACTTCATCAAGAAGCACCCGCTGATGGAGGAGCAGGTGGACCCCCGGTGGGGCCGGCCCCTGCTGGTGAAGAAGGACACAAACTTCACCCATCTGGTGGCTGACCGGGTGGTGGGGCTTGATGGAGCCACCTATACAGTGCTGTTCATTGGCACAG gagACGGCTGGGTGCTCAAGGCTGTGAGCCTGGGACCCTGGGTCCACCTGATTGAAGAGCTGCAGGTGTTTGACCAGGAGCCTGTGGAAAGCCTGGTCCTGTCACAGAGCAAG AAGCTGCTCTTTGCGGGCTCCCGCTCCCAGCTGGTGCAGCTGCCCCTGGCCGACTGCGTCAAGTACCGCTCCTGTGCTGACTGCGTGCTGGCTCGGGACCCCTACTGCGCCTGGAGCGTCAACACCAGCCGCTGCGTGGCCGTGGGTGGCCACTCAGG ATCCCTGCTGATCCAGCACGTGACGGTCTCAGACACCTCGAGTATTTGTAACTTCCGGGGCAGTAAGAAAG TCAGGCTCACACCTAAAAACATCACGGTGGTGGCAGGCACTGACCTGGTGCTGCCCTGCCGCCTCTCCTCCAACCTTGCCCACGCCCGCTGGACCTTTGGGGGCCGGGACCTGCCTGCGGAGCAGCCCGGCTCCTTCCTCTATGACGCCCGGCTGCAGGCCCTGGTGGTGATGGCTGCCCAGCCCCGCCACGCCGGGGCCTACCACTGCTTCTCCGAGGAGCAGGGGGCACGGCTGGCTGCTGAAGGCTACCTGGTGGCGGTGGTGGCAGGCCCGTCAGTGACGCTGGAGGCCCGGGCCCCCCTGGAGAACCTGGGCCTAGTATGGCTGGCTGTAGTGGCCCTGGGCGCTGTGtgcctggtgctgctgctgctggttctGTCGCTGCGCCGGCGGCTGCGGGAGGAGCTGGAGAAAGGTGCCAAGGCTGCAGAGAGGACCCTGGTGTACCCTCTGGAGCTGCCCAAGGAGCCCACCAGCCCCCCGTTCCGGCCCGGGCCCGAGACAGATGAGAAACTCTGGGACCCTGTGGGCTACTACTACTCAGACGGCTCCCTCAAGATCGTGCCTGGCCACGCCCGGTGCCAGGCCGGTGGGGGGCCACCGTCCCCACCCCCTGGCATCCCCGGCCAGCCCCTGCCTTCTCCAACCCGGCTCCACCTGGGGGGCGGGCGGAACTCCAATGCCAATGGTTATGTGCGCTTGCAGCTAGGAGGGGAGGACCGGGGCGGCCTCGGGCACCCCCTGCCCGAGCTGGCTGATGAACTGAGGCGCAAGCTGCAGCAGCGCCAGCCGCTGCCGGACTCCAACCCCGAGGAGTCCTCAGTATGA
- the SEMA4C gene encoding semaphorin-4C isoform X3, whose translation MAPHWAFWLLAVGLWGLGIEAEVWWNLVPRKTVSSGELATVVRRFSQTGIQDFLTLTLTEQTGLLYVGAREALFAFSVEALELQGVISWEAPAEKKAECIQKGKSNQTECFNFIRFLQPYNTSHLYVCGTYAFQPKCTYIDMLTFTLERGEFEDGKGKCPYDPAKGHTGLLVDGELYSATFNNFLGTEPVILRNMGPHHAMKTEYLAFWLNEPHFVGSAYVPESVGSFTGDDDKVYFFFSERAVEYDCYAEQVVARVARVCKGDVGGARTLQRKWTTFLKARLVCSAPDWQLYFNQLQALHTLLDASWHNTTFFGVFRARWGDVDLSAVCEYQLEEIQRVFEGPYKEYHEQAQKWGRYTDPVPSPRPGSCINNWHRRHGYTSSLELPDNTLNFIKKHPLMEEQVDPRWGRPLLVKKDTNFTHLVADRVVGLDGATYTVLFIGTGDGWVLKAVSLGPWVHLIEELQVFDQEPVESLVLSQSKQKLLFAGSRSQLVQLPLADCVKYRSCADCVLARDPYCAWSVNTSRCVAVGGHSGSLLIQHVTVSDTSSICNFRGSKKVRLTPKNITVVAGTDLVLPCRLSSNLAHARWTFGGRDLPAEQPGSFLYDARLQALVVMAAQPRHAGAYHCFSEEQGARLAAEGYLVAVVAGPSVTLEARAPLENLGLVWLAVVALGAVCLVLLLLVLSLRRRLREELEKGAKAAERTLVYPLELPKEPTSPPFRPGPETDEKLWDPVGYYYSDGSLKIVPGHARCQAGGGPPSPPPGIPGQPLPSPTRLHLGGGRNSNANGYVRLQLGGEDRGGLGHPLPELADELRRKLQQRQPLPDSNPEESSV comes from the exons ATGGCCCCGCACTGGGCTTTCTGGCTGCTGGCAGTGGGGCTGTGGGGCCTGGGCATTGAGGCTGAGGTGTGGTGGAACCTGGTGCCCCGGAAGACGGTCTCTTCTGGGG AGCTGGCCACAGTGGTGCGGCGCTTCTCCCAGACGGGCATCCAGGACTTCCTGACACTGACTCTGACCGAGCAGACCGGGCTTCTGTATGTGGGGGCGCGGGAGGCCCTGTTTGCCTTCAGTGTGGAGGCTCTGGAGCTGCAGGGAGTG ATCTCATGGGAGGCCCCAGCTGAGAAGAAGGCCGAGTGTATCCAGAAAGGGAAGAGTAACCAG ACGGAGTGTTTCAACTTCATCCGCTTCCTGCAGCCGTATAACACATCCCACCTGTACGTCTGCGGTACCTACGCCTTCCAGCCCAAGTGCACCTACATC GACATGCTCACCTTCACTTTGGAGCGTGGAGAGTTTGAGGACGGCAAGGGGAAGTGTCCCTATGACCCAGCTAagggccacactggcctccttgtgG ACGGGGAGCTCTACTCGGCCACGTTCAATAACTTCCTGGGCACGGAGCCTGTCATCCTGCGGAACATGGGGCCCCACCACGCCATGAAGACAGAGTACTTGGCCTTCTGGCTCAACG AACCTCATTTTGTAGGTTCGGCCTATGTCCCGGAGAGCGTGGGCAGCTTCACGGGGGACGATGACAAGGTCTACTTCTTCTTCAGTGAGCGCGCTGTGGAGTATGACTGCTATGCCGAGCAGGTGGTGGCTCGCGTGGCCCGCGTCTGCAAG GGTGATGTGGGGGGCGCGCGGACGCTGCAGAGAAAGTGGACCACGTTCCTAAAGGCACGGCTGGTGTGCTCCGCCCCTGACTGGCAGCTCTACTTCAACCAGCTGCAGGCACTGCACACCCTGCTGGACGCCTCTTGGCATAACACCACCTTCTTTGGGGTTTTTCGGGCACGGTG GGGGGACGTGGACCTGTCAGCAGTCTGCGAGTACCAGTTGGAAGAGATCCAGAGGGTGTTCGAGGGGCCCTACAAGGAGTACCACGAGCAAGCCCAGAAGTGGGGCCGCTATACTGACCCAGTGCCCAGCCCGCGGCCCGGCTCA tgCATCAACAACTGGCACCGACGCCACGGCTACACCAGTTCCCTGGAGCTGCCTGACAACACCCTCAACTTCATCAAGAAGCACCCGCTGATGGAGGAGCAGGTGGACCCCCGGTGGGGCCGGCCCCTGCTGGTGAAGAAGGACACAAACTTCACCCATCTGGTGGCTGACCGGGTGGTGGGGCTTGATGGAGCCACCTATACAGTGCTGTTCATTGGCACAG gagACGGCTGGGTGCTCAAGGCTGTGAGCCTGGGACCCTGGGTCCACCTGATTGAAGAGCTGCAGGTGTTTGACCAGGAGCCTGTGGAAAGCCTGGTCCTGTCACAGAGCAAG CAGAAGCTGCTCTTTGCGGGCTCCCGCTCCCAGCTGGTGCAGCTGCCCCTGGCCGACTGCGTCAAGTACCGCTCCTGTGCTGACTGCGTGCTGGCTCGGGACCCCTACTGCGCCTGGAGCGTCAACACCAGCCGCTGCGTGGCCGTGGGTGGCCACTCAGG ATCCCTGCTGATCCAGCACGTGACGGTCTCAGACACCTCGAGTATTTGTAACTTCCGGGGCAGTAAGAAAG TCAGGCTCACACCTAAAAACATCACGGTGGTGGCAGGCACTGACCTGGTGCTGCCCTGCCGCCTCTCCTCCAACCTTGCCCACGCCCGCTGGACCTTTGGGGGCCGGGACCTGCCTGCGGAGCAGCCCGGCTCCTTCCTCTATGACGCCCGGCTGCAGGCCCTGGTGGTGATGGCTGCCCAGCCCCGCCACGCCGGGGCCTACCACTGCTTCTCCGAGGAGCAGGGGGCACGGCTGGCTGCTGAAGGCTACCTGGTGGCGGTGGTGGCAGGCCCGTCAGTGACGCTGGAGGCCCGGGCCCCCCTGGAGAACCTGGGCCTAGTATGGCTGGCTGTAGTGGCCCTGGGCGCTGTGtgcctggtgctgctgctgctggttctGTCGCTGCGCCGGCGGCTGCGGGAGGAGCTGGAGAAAGGTGCCAAGGCTGCAGAGAGGACCCTGGTGTACCCTCTGGAGCTGCCCAAGGAGCCCACCAGCCCCCCGTTCCGGCCCGGGCCCGAGACAGATGAGAAACTCTGGGACCCTGTGGGCTACTACTACTCAGACGGCTCCCTCAAGATCGTGCCTGGCCACGCCCGGTGCCAGGCCGGTGGGGGGCCACCGTCCCCACCCCCTGGCATCCCCGGCCAGCCCCTGCCTTCTCCAACCCGGCTCCACCTGGGGGGCGGGCGGAACTCCAATGCCAATGGTTATGTGCGCTTGCAGCTAGGAGGGGAGGACCGGGGCGGCCTCGGGCACCCCCTGCCCGAGCTGGCTGATGAACTGAGGCGCAAGCTGCAGCAGCGCCAGCCGCTGCCGGACTCCAACCCCGAGGAGTCCTCAGTATGA